The following are from one region of the Sorghum bicolor cultivar BTx623 chromosome 2, Sorghum_bicolor_NCBIv3, whole genome shotgun sequence genome:
- the LOC8059893 gene encoding phospholipase A-2-activating protein: protein MAEYRLGLQLHGHADDVRGICVCGDAGIATSSRDRTVKFWTRNPEKESEYVLSKTLAGHSSFVGPLAWIPPSDRFPEGGIVSGGMDTFVFLWDLQKGEVVETMKGHNSQVTGLAVDTNGDIISSSMDCTVRRWRNGSAIEVWEAHKVAVQTVLKLPTGELFTGSSDSTIKLWKGRTCLQTFSGHADTVRCLASMPGLGILSASHDSTIKLWALTGQPLLDMIGHSSLVYSVDAHSSGLIASGSEDRSLKIWKDGVCIQSIEHPGCIWDAKFLGNGDIVTACSDGTTRIWTADSSRFCSDEELAAYTDLISQYTLSRKTVGGLKLMDLPGVEALQVPGNSDGQTLIVREGDNGVAYSWNSAELKWDKIGEVVDGPGDAAQGQVHDGVRYDFVFNVDIGDGEPIRKLPYNRSDDAYTVADKWLLKENLPLTYRQQVVEFILQNSGQNNFVPDPSFRDPYTGANAYVPGQPSSSNGNAPKPIFKHIPKSGMLLFETAQFDGILKKVTEFNARLSSDSEQKQLSLLETEMSRLPAIVKVLKETSFYHISKLADADMALLVKILKSWPPQMMFPVIDFLRMFVLHPDGAALLLKTIETGNDILLETFRKAVAPPVQPANLLTVLKAVTNLFDNSCLHQWLRIHCAEIIDSLSNCKSSFSKNAHLAYATLLLNYAVLSIESKEEQSQAQILSAALEIAEDDTQDFDSKYRALVAIGSLMLKGLVKSLALDLDVKSVASSAKSSMDTKVAEVGGDIESLTR from the exons ATGGCCGAGTACCGCCTCGGACTGCAGCTGCACGGCCACGCCGACGAC GTTCGTGGCATCTGTGTGTGTGGCGATGCTGGAATCGCAACATCGTCGAGGGACCGGACCGTGAAATTCTGGACCCGGAACCCAGAAAAGGAGAGTGAAtatgttctctccaagacactTGCAGGACATTCGAGTTTTGTCGGCCCATTGGCTTGGATCCCTCCTTCGGACCGCTTTCCTGAAGGTGGAATCGTCTCTGGTGGAATGGATACATTTGTTTTCCTCTGGGATCTGCAAAAAGGAGAAGTTGTTGAGACAATGAAGGGGCACAATTCGCAAGTCACTGGACTTGCTGTGGACACTAACGGTGACATCATCTCTTCATCCATGGATTG TACTGTAAGACGGTGGAGAAATGGCAGTGCTATAGAGGTGTGGGAAGCGCACAAGGTTGCAGTGCAAACTGTTCTAAAGCTGCCCACAGGGGAACTCTTTACTG GTTCAAGTGATTCCACTATTAAGCTTTGGAAAGGAAGGACTTGCCTACAGACATTCTCAGGACATGCAG ATACTGTTAGATGTTTAGCCTCAATGCCAGGTCTAGGAATTCTTTCTGCCTCACACGACAG CACTATCAAGTTATGGGCGTTGACAGGTCAGCCTCTGCTGGACATGATTGGTCATTCTTCCCTTGTATATTCTGTGGATGCACATTCTTCAGGTCTTATTGCTAGTGGCAGTGAGGATCGCTCTTTGAAGATATGGAAAG ATGGTGTCTGCATTCAAAGCATTGAACACCCAGGATGTATATGGGATGCTAAATTCTTGGGAAATGGGGATATTGTAACTGCTTGTTCTGATGGCACTACGAGGATATGGACAGCAGATTCTAGCAGGTTCTGCagtgatgaggaacttgcagcTTATACAGATCTTATTTCTCAATACACACTCAGCAG AAAGACTGTTGGTGGGCTTAAGTTGATGGATCTACCAGGAGTGGAGGCACTGCAAGTTCCAG GGAACTCTGATGGACAAACACTAATTGTTAGAGAAGGGGACAATGGTGTAGCATATTCTTGGAATTCAGCAGAGTTAAAATGGGACAAA ATTGGTGAAGTAGTGGATGGGCCTGGTGATGCTGCTCAAGGCCAGGTTCATGATGGTGTTCGGTATGATTTTG TTTTTAATGTTGATATTGGAGATGGAGAACCCATACGAAAACTACCGTATAACCGTTCAG ATGATGCATACACAGTCGCTGACAAGTGGCTCCTGAAAGAAAATCTGCCGTTGACATATCGCCAACAGGTTGTTGAATTTATACTGCAGAATTCTGGCCAGAACAACTTTGTTCCAGATCCATCTTTTCGGGATCCCTATACTGGGG CCAACGCATATGTACCTGGGCAACCATCGTCATCGAATG GTAATGCTCCAAAACCAATTTTCAAGCACATACCAAAG AGTGGAATGCTATTATTTGAGACAGCTCAGTTTGATGGAATCCTAAAGAAAGTTACAGAGTTTAATGCAAGACTTTCATCTGACTCG GAACAGAAACAATTATCTCTGTTGGAGACGGAGATGTCAAGATTACCTGCCATAGTGAAAGTGTTGAAAGAGACATCATTTTATCACATAAGTAAACTTGCAGATGCTGATATGGCATTGTTGGTAAAGATATTGAAGTCTTGGCCTCCACAAATGATGTTTCCAG TTATTGATTTTCTGAGAATGTTCGTGTTGCATCCTGATGGAGCTGCTTTACTTCTCAAGACCATCGAAACTGGAAATG ATATACTTTTGGAAACCTTTCGTAAAGCTGTTGCGCCGCCTGTACAGCCAGCAAATTTGCTTACAGTTCTTAAAGCTGTGACAAACTTGTTTGACAACTCATGCTTGCACCAGTGGTTGAGGATCCACTGTGCTGAG ATCATTGATTCCTTGTCTAACTGCAAATCTTCTTTTAGCAAGAATGCACACTTGGCATATGCCACGCTTCTACTGAA CTATGCTGTTCTTTCAATTGAATCAAAGGAAGAACAAAGTCAGGCGCAAATTCTTTCCGCCGCCCTTGAA ATCGCTGAAGATGACACTCAAGATTTTGACTCAAAATACCGGGCACTTGTTGCAATCGGTTCTCTT ATGCTCAAGGGCCTCGTGAAGTCCCTTGCTCTCGACCTTGATGTTAAGAGCGTCGCGAGCAGCGCAAAGTCTTCTATGGACACGAAGGTTGCAGAAGTTGGAGGTGATATCGAATCACTAAcaagatga
- the LOC8059894 gene encoding uncharacterized protein LOC8059894, with protein sequence MRRGAAAATTSGGTTKLAHHVSWLWRGPRRALCAARDLYVRSLTGCAGHLPADAAFGYPTFAGAAAAPSFGVHSGFGSASSSRRSSSADAADEDLRELIRAASQRRAAELERQRHPAAVPRSHSVAGGAAMARIDEDGPCDFASAAAAVVLFPRSRSCAPAGSGRVAGRRGGRVAALAA encoded by the coding sequence ATGAGAcgaggggcggcggcggcgaccaccAGCGGCGGGACGACGAAGCTGGCGCACCACGTGAGCTGGCTATGGCGTGGCCCCAGGCGCGCGCTGTGCGCGGCGCGGGACCTGTACGTGCGCAGCCTGACGGGCTGCGCGGGCCACCTCCCGGCGGACGCCGCCTTCGGCTACCCGACGTTCGCCGGCGCCGCTGCGGCGCCGTCCTTCGGCGTCCACAGCGGCTTCGGCTCGGCCTCCTCGTCGCGCCGCTCCTCCAGCGCCGACGCCGCCGACGAGGACCTGCGGGAGCTCATCCGCGCCGCGTCGCAGCGCCGCGCGGCCGAGCTGGAGCGGCAGCGCCACCCGGCCGCCGTGCCGCGCAGCCACAGCGTCGCCGGCGGTGCCGCCATGGCGCGGATCGACGAGGACGGGCCGTGTGActtcgcctccgccgccgctgccgtcgtGTTGTTCCCCAGGAGCCGGAGCTGTGCACCGGCGGGGTCTGGACGTGTCGCTGGACGTAGGGGCGGCAGGGTCGCCGCTCTCGCCGCCTGA